One segment of Salvia splendens isolate huo1 chromosome 20, SspV2, whole genome shotgun sequence DNA contains the following:
- the LOC121782627 gene encoding sucrose transport protein-like — protein MESKNTAASSMEVQQPSQPAAPIKITVLVAAIAAGVQFGWALQLSLLTPYVQLLGIPHTWAAYIWLCGPISGLIVQPIVGYYSDSCTSRFGRRRPFIAAGAALVAVAVFLIGFAADIGHAAGDPSGKVAKPRAIAVFVVGFWILDVANNMLQGPCRALLADLSGGEARRMSTSNALFSFFMAVGNILGYAAGSYTHLYRIFPFSKTNACDVYCANLKSCFFISIALLLILTVLALAFVREIPVSAAEISEPLKKPKIPVFGELFGALKDLPKPMWILLLVTCFNWIAWFPFLLFDTDWMGKEVYGGKVGEGKLYDRGVRAGALGLMLNSVVLGVASLGVQFCARGFVGVKKIWGGANFLLAVGLAMTVVITKTAQHARHYAADGALQTPEPGVKIGALALFAVLGIPLSVTYSIPFALASIFSSNSGSGQGLSLGVLNLAIVIPQMLVSVTSGPWDDLFGGGNLPAFVVGAVAAAISGVLALTMLPSPPAEVVATKAMTAGGFH, from the exons ATGGAGTCTAAAAACACCGCTGCATCATCAATGGAGGTGCAGCAGCCGTCGCAGCCGGCGGCGCCGATCAAAATCACAGTTCTCGTGGCTGCAATTGCCGCCGGAGTCCAATTCGGGTGGGCCCTACAGCTCTCCCTCCTCACCCCCTACGTCCAGCTGCTCGGAATCCCCCACACTTGGGCGGCCTACATCTGGCTCTGCGGCCCGATTTCCGGCTTGATTGTGCAGCCAATCGTCGGATACTACAGCGACAGCTGCACCTCCAGATTCGGGCGGCGCCGCCCCTTCATCGCCGCCGGAGCTGCTCTGGTCGCCGTCGCGGTCTTCCTCATCGGCTTCGCAGCTGATATAGGCCACGCCGCCGGCGATCCCTCCGGAAAGGTCGCTAAACCTAGGGCAATCGCGGTTTTCGTCGTCGGATTCTGGATCCTCGATGTCGCCAATAACATGTTGCAG GGGCCGTGCAGAGCTTTGCTGGCGGATTTATCCGGCGGGGAAGCGCGGAGAATGAGCACATCAAACGCGctcttctccttcttcatggcgGTGGGTAACATCCTCGGCTACGCCGCCGGCTCCTACACTCACCTCTACCGAATCTTCCCCTTCTCCAAAACCAACGCCTGCGACGTCTACTGCGCGAATCTGAAATCCTGTTTCTTCATCTCCATCGCCTTGCTCCTAATCCTCACCGTCCTCGCCCTCGCCTTCGTCCGCGAAATCCCCGTCTCCGCGGCGGAGATTTCGGAGCCGCTGAAGAAGCCGAAAATCCCCGTGTTTGGGGAATTATTCGGTGCGCTGAAGGACCTCCCTAAGCCGATGTGGATCCTCTTACTAGTGACGTGTTTCAACTGGATTGCGTGGTTCCCCTTCCTCCTCTTTGACACCGATTGGATGGGGAAAGAGGTCTACGGCGGCAAGGTCGGCGAGGGGAAGCTGTACGACCGCGGCGTCCGCGCCGGAGCGCTGGGGCTGATGCTGAATTCGGTGGTTTTGGGGGTGGCGTCGCTCGGGGTGCAGTTCTGCGCGAGGGGGTTCGTCGGGGTGAAGAAGATTTGGGGAGGCGCCAATTTCTTGCTGGCGGTCGGATTGGCGATGACGGTGGTGATCACGAAGACGGCGCAGCACGCGCGCCACTACGCCGCCGATGGGGCGCTGCAGACGCCGGAGCCTGGCGTCAAGATCGGAGCTTTGGCGCTATTTGCAGTCCTCGGCATTCCCCTTTCG GTAACTTACAGCATCCCATTTGCTCTGGCATCTATATTTTCCAGTAATTCTGGCTCAGGACAAG GCTTATCACTTGGAGTTCTTAATCTTGCAATAGTCATTCCACAG ATGTTGGTTTCTGTCACAAGTGGGCCGTGGGACGACCTCTTCGGAGGCGGGAACCTGCCAGCGTTCGTGGTCGGGGCTGTGGCCGCTGCCATCAGCGGCGTTTTGGCACTGACGATGCTGCCGTCGCCGCCTGCTGAAGTGGTGGCGACCAAGGCCATGACTGCCGGAGGATTCCACTAG
- the LOC121781373 gene encoding B3 domain-containing protein REM1-like yields MDYFRLPSFMKKISIEHCLTELRIPPEFVALHAAQLPFDCRLVMPSGQSWQVRLLNIASGCHFHTGWSEFRLANNIIHDDVLTFTMVDAGIFHVKRYNPRTGCPRLSDLQEDEYGGSDHSDSPDVNTSDDYVPSDTEGGDSSEEDDYAPDPGVLDDGCPTFTVTMDRSNISRSLEIPMAFWRRHIRMNSLQYPVYFNMNGDSWFIVIDHSDTNIWVKRGWRRFKEANNIVVGTRCHFKLIDRNEVQFYVWFDRE; encoded by the exons ATGGATTACTTCAGACTTCCTTCGTTCATGAAGAAGATCTCTATAGAGCACTGCTTGACTGAGTTG CGCATTCCACCCGAATTTGTGGCTCTTCATGCAGCGCAACTACCTTTCGACTGTCGTCTCGTCATGCCTAGTGGACAGAGCTGGCAGGTGAGGCTGTTAAACATTGCGAGTGGTTGCCATTTTCACACTGGCTGGTCGGAGTTTCGGCTCGCTAACAACATTATTCACGATGACGTGCTTACATTCACTATGGTCGACGCGGGCATATTTCATGTGAAGCGGTATAACCCCAGGACGGGATGTCCTCGATTGAGTGATTTACAAG AAGACGAATACGGCGGCTCCGACCACAGTGATTCCCCGGACGTCAATACGTCGGACGACTATGTGCCATCAGACACGGAGGGGGGCGACTCATCGGAAGAGGACGATTATGCGCCGGATCCCGGGGTTTTGGATGATGGTTGCCCAACTTTCACTGTAACCATGGACAGGTCGAACATCTCTCGATCTTTGGAGATTCCGATGGCCTTTTGGCGCCGCCACATTCGGATGAATTCTCTGCAATACCCGGTTTACTTCAACATGAACGGAGACTCTTGGTTCATCGTTATCGACCACAGTGACACAAACATTTGGGTGAAACGCGGTTGGAGACGATTCAAAGAGGCTAACAACATCGTGGTTGGTACTCGCTGCCACTTCAAACTCATTGATCGGAATGAGGTCCAGTTTTATGTGTGGTTTGATCGGGAATAA